CGGAACAACGGGTGAAGTGACGGGGTGAGGCGACGGGCGAAGTGGCGGGGTGAAATGACCGAAAGGCTCGCCGTATCCAAGCAATGCGTACTACAGGTGTCAATGAACCGCGCACGGCCGGTTGTTGGGGGCTGTTCCGGTACGGGGAGTGGGGCGCGCCTCGGGGCGCGGGGCCCGGTACGGCGCCTGGGGTGGGGTCCGCGACGGTGGCCATGGCATAGCCCACGACGGTGGTCATGGCATAGCCCGCGACGGTGGTCATGGCGGAGCACGTGAGGCGGGCCATGGGCGGGGCGAGTGAGGGGGGCACACACCATCTCGTCACATCGCCTCGCCGCCCTTCGTCAGTGCTGCGAGTCCGTGCAGCGGCCGTGCACACCGCGAGGCACACCACAAGCGCACACCACAAGGCGCACCACAGGGACGAGCGCCTGCGCAGCGCTCACGACCCGCGAACCACGACCCACACCCACCGCGTGCTTGCGCGCGCCCGCGACCAGGCGGGTACCGCGCGCATGCCCGGACACACAGGGAGAGCAGCGAACGATGCGCGCACGTATGAAGAACCCCACGGAGGTCATCCCCGAGGCCATGCAGCCGATCCTGGCCCTGCTGAAGTCGGCCGGAACGGGCGGTGTGCCGCAGTCGACCCTCGAACTGGTGCATCTGCGCGCCAGCCAGATCAACGGGTGCGGCGTCTGCGTCTACGGCGGTGTGCAGAGCGCACGCAAGGCCGGCGTCGACGACGACAAGCTCACCGCCGTCGCGGCCTGGCGCGAGGCGCCCTTCTTCAGCGACGAGGAACGCGCGGCACTGGCGTTCGCCGAGGCCGTCACCCGCCTCGCGGACCGCCCGGACCCCGTTCCGGACGCCCTGTGGGACGAGATTACGCAGTACTACGACGAGCGGCAGATCTCGGCACTCGTCCTGATGATCGGCGTCACCAACGTCTTCAACCGCATGAACGCGACGACGAGGCAGGTCGCTGGCGCGACCTGGTAGCGCCTCGGCCTCACGGCCGCTTGTGCCCTGGTGCCGGTGGGGCCCGGCCGCCGACCTGCGCCCTGAACGGGCGGGGGGAACTGTGCGAGCGATCACCCACCGGCTGGTGGTCGACCGCAACAACCCCTCCGCCCGGCGGCGTCCGACCGTCTCGTCAACCCAGGCAACGGCCCCCCGCGGCGCTCCCGTGCCGCCCCCGTACTGATATG
The nucleotide sequence above comes from Streptomyces sp. TS71-3. Encoded proteins:
- a CDS encoding carboxymuconolactone decarboxylase family protein, producing the protein MRARMKNPTEVIPEAMQPILALLKSAGTGGVPQSTLELVHLRASQINGCGVCVYGGVQSARKAGVDDDKLTAVAAWREAPFFSDEERAALAFAEAVTRLADRPDPVPDALWDEITQYYDERQISALVLMIGVTNVFNRMNATTRQVAGATW